The Saccharothrix violaceirubra genome segment CGAGTTGCTGACACCCCACCTGCTCGAGGCGTTGGCCGAGGCCGGCCTGGTCTTCCCGGACCTGGACGCGATCGTGGTCGGTTCGGGGCCCGGCCCGTTCACCGGTCTGCGGGTCGGCCTGGTCACGGCCGCCGCGCTGGGCCAGGCGCTCAACCGGCCTGTCTACCCGGTGCCCACGACCGACGCGATCGCGCTCGCCGCGCACACCGGTCAGCCGCTGCTCGTGGCCACCGACGCCCGCCGCCGCGAGGTCTACTGGGCGGCGTACGACGCGGCCGGCCGGCGCACCGACGGCCCGCACGTCGAAAGCCCGGCGGACCTGGTGGCCAAGCTGCCCGCGTTGGGCGTCGCGCACGCCACCGGCCAGGGCGCCGAGCTGTACGACCTCGGCCTGCCGGTCCTGGACACCCGCTACCCGACGCCGGACGCCCTGGTGAAGGCCGCCGCCGCGGACCTGCTCGCGGGCGCCCGCCCGGCCGCGCTGACCCCGCTCTACCTGCGCCGGCCCGACGCCGTCGCGCCGACCGGCCGCAAACGGGTGCTGAAGTGACCCCGGTCGTCACCATCGCGCCTCTGCGTGAAGAAGACGTGCCCGAGTGCGTCCGGATCGAGCACGAGTCGTTCCCGGCCGACGACCCGTGGAGCGCCGACGCGTTCCGCGGCGAACTCCGGGCCGGCCACCACTACGTCGGCGCGTACGTGGCCGACGAACTGGTCGGCTACGCGGGCCTGGGCCTGACGGACTTCGAGAGCAGCGTCCACACGATCGCCGTCGACAAGCGGTGGCAGGGCAACGGCATCGGCCGCACGTTGCTGCGCACGCTGCTCGCGGTGGCCGACGAGCGCCGCGTGCCGGTGTTCCTCGAGGTGCGCACGGACAACGTTCCGGCGATCACCCTCTACGTCGCGCACGGCTTCGAGCACCTCGGCCGGCGCCGCCGCTACTACCAGCCGTCGGGTGCCGACGCGTACACGATGGGAAGGCCCGCGAAAAGTGACTGACCGGCTCATCCTGGGATTCGAGTCCTCCTGCGACGAAACCGGCGTCGGCATCGTCCGGCTGGGACCGGACGGCGCGCTGGAGCTGCTCGCCGACGAGGTCGCGTCCAGCGTCGAGGAGCACGCCCGGTTCGGCGGCGTCGTGCCCGAAGTGGCGTCGCGGGCGCACCTGGAGGCCATGGTGCCGACGATGCGCCGGGCGTTGGAGACGTCCGGGGTCGAGCTGTCTGACGTGGACGCGATCGCGGTCACCGCCGGTCCCGGGCTCGCGGGCGCGCTGCTGGTCGGGGTCTCGGCGGCGAAGGCGTACGCGGCGGCGTTGAACAAGCCCCTGTACGGCGTGAACCACCTGGCCGGGCACGTCGCGGCCGACACGCTCCAGCACGGCCCGCTGCCGGCCCGCTGCCTGGCGCTGCTGGTCTCGGGCGGCCACTCGCAGCTACTGCTGATCGAGGGGCTGGCGCACCGGATCACCGAGATCGGGTCCACTGTGGACGACGCGGCGGGCGAGGCGTACGACAAGGTCGCCCGGCTGCTCGACCTGCCGTACCCCGGCGGTCCGCCGATCGACAAGCTCGCCAAGCAGGGCAACGCGTGCGCGATCGCGTTCCCGCGTGGACTGACCGGTCCGCGCGACCCGCGTTACGACTTCTCGTTCTCCGGCTTGAAGACGTCGGTGGCCCGGTGGGTCGAGCGC includes the following:
- the tsaD gene encoding tRNA (adenosine(37)-N6)-threonylcarbamoyltransferase complex transferase subunit TsaD; the protein is MTDRLILGFESSCDETGVGIVRLGPDGALELLADEVASSVEEHARFGGVVPEVASRAHLEAMVPTMRRALETSGVELSDVDAIAVTAGPGLAGALLVGVSAAKAYAAALNKPLYGVNHLAGHVAADTLQHGPLPARCLALLVSGGHSQLLLIEGLAHRITEIGSTVDDAAGEAYDKVARLLDLPYPGGPPIDKLAKQGNACAIAFPRGLTGPRDPRYDFSFSGLKTSVARWVERAERAGEEIPLADVAASFQEAVADVLTAKAIRACKDLEVDTLVISGGVAANSRLSGLAAERCAEAGIELRVPRPRLCTDNGAMIAALGAHLVAAGAGPSRLDLSTTPGLPVSTVQVP
- the tsaB gene encoding tRNA (adenosine(37)-N6)-threonylcarbamoyltransferase complex dimerization subunit type 1 TsaB gives rise to the protein MFVLALDTATPAVTAGAVELTADGPRLIAQRVTVDPKAHGELLTPHLLEALAEAGLVFPDLDAIVVGSGPGPFTGLRVGLVTAAALGQALNRPVYPVPTTDAIALAAHTGQPLLVATDARRREVYWAAYDAAGRRTDGPHVESPADLVAKLPALGVAHATGQGAELYDLGLPVLDTRYPTPDALVKAAAADLLAGARPAALTPLYLRRPDAVAPTGRKRVLK
- the rimI gene encoding ribosomal protein S18-alanine N-acetyltransferase, with protein sequence MTPVVTIAPLREEDVPECVRIEHESFPADDPWSADAFRGELRAGHHYVGAYVADELVGYAGLGLTDFESSVHTIAVDKRWQGNGIGRTLLRTLLAVADERRVPVFLEVRTDNVPAITLYVAHGFEHLGRRRRYYQPSGADAYTMGRPAKSD